The following proteins come from a genomic window of Pichia kudriavzevii chromosome 1, complete sequence:
- a CDS encoding uncharacterized protein (PKUD0A00470), with product MLLKNLLLSTLLSTLVIADDQTTTSQVTVTITETLLTPQQSAQHKALEQSSASAASLYSVESVESAASAASVASAASIVSIESIESIESASSLSAASVASVESVESASSVSAASIASHDAYLSSVSAVSASSVLNAIASASSLEAEHRIMIASASSVASYDAYLSSVSAASHSSVSAASVSSASAASASFVSARSKSVHDQMVRSSMSLASHLAYESSLSKASQISQASQASRLSVYSASVSAHNAQLSREHESQVLASKSLASKMAQASKIHASEESVRSAQQASISSESEYMKTHITTTHSSLSKAGGLLAIASETTTMKTVSTSSHAPVSSISKTSHGAGNSLTPVAGSLFGLIGFLFALSI from the coding sequence ATGTTATTAAAAAATCTCTTATTATCAACTCTGTTATCCACTTTAGTGATTGCCGATGATCAAACTACTACTTCTCAAGTGACAGTCACAATCACTGAAACTTTGTTGACTCCTCAACAATCCGCTCAACATAAAGCCCTCGAACAATCGTCGGCATCTGCCGCTTCATTATACTCTGTTGAATCTGTCGAATCAGCAGCATCAGCAGCATCAGTTGCCTCAGCTGCTTCTATTGTTTCtattgaatcaattgaGTCTATTGAATCGGCATCATCTTTATCGGCAGCCTCTGTTGCCTCCGTCGAATCAGTAGAATCTGCTTCGTCAGTCTCTGCGGCTTCTATTGCTTCTCATGACGCTTACTTATCTTCAGTCTCTGCAGTTTCTGCATCTTCTGTTTTGAATGCTATTGCGTCTGCTTCCTCTTTAGAAGCCGAACATCGTATTATGATTGCTTCTGCTTCCTCAGTCGCCTCATATGATGCTTATCTTTCCTCGGTTTCTGCTGCTTCTCACTCTTCAGTTTCAGCAGCTTCAGTTTCTTCTGCTTCAGCAGCTTCAGCCTCGTTTGTTTCTGCAAGGTCAAAATCCGTTCACGATCAAATGGTGAGATCTTCGATGTCTCTAGCTTCACATTTAGCTTACGAGTCTTCTTTATCAAAGGCGTCCCAGATTTCCCAGGCTTCTCAAGCTTCGAGATTATCAGTTTATTCTGCTTCTGTTTCCGCACATAATGCACAACTTTCGAGAGAACATGAATCTCAAGTCTTAGCAAGCAAATCACTTGCTTCAAAGATGGCTCAAGCTTCTAAAATTCACGCATCTGAAGAGTCAGTTAGATCTGCCCAACAAGCCTCAATTTCATCGGAATCCGAGTATATGAAAACTCATATTACTACTACCCATTCCTCCCTATCAAAAGCTGGTGGCCTTTTAGCCATCGCTTCCGAAACTACCACTATGAAGACAGTGTCAACCTCTTCTCATGCTCCGGTCAGCAGTATCTCTAAAACTTCCCATGGCGCAGGTAATTCGTTGACTCCAGTTGCTGGGTCATTATTTGGCCTTATCGGTTTCTTATTTGCCTTGTCTATCTGA
- a CDS encoding uncharacterized protein (PKUD0A00480; similar to Saccharomyces cerevisiae YPR137W (RRP9); ancestral locus Anc_3.474) has translation MVDSFFVDPSKRKRKTRANRQTSTVRTNQKRQKSQQTNKASRIATEPEHENDSEEIDSLDEEEVDSDVFADVGEEKKEVEDINESDEEEDNGNESAADKRRRLAKQYLKDLKESLGQGGVDSEDDDLESSGKQTNYAFDAKDLDDEIISSRLKKDVAEQKGWVYKFYSKQIKSIIKRKVTRVANNCLTSVSVHYPYLFTTSKDLEISKWDIRDSTKNPTLIKTVKGGIQHLELSKEHSENGHCDEIYASAVSPDGKYLVTGGKDGRIIVWSVNSLSCIRVLETKNRNGQVLSLTFRRNSDQLYVACADLKIRTYSINQLAQLETLYGHQDLVTDISALAMERCVTVGSRDRTAMLWKIPDETRLTFRGGDSIEKFKKSDTQEKIFFEGSIDCVSMIDDSHFVTGSDNGNISLWSLNKKKPLFTKRVSHGIQPKPKASNASAENDQKIREEQISEPQPFWITSIYAIPFSDVFVSGSWDGRLKIWKLDEQQRSFELLMEIPIGGIVTRISHHEDAENGQLRIYTTVSKEHKFSRCVKPLPGSRNALLTCIIDMKET, from the coding sequence ATGGTAgattcattttttgttgatccttccaagagaaagagaaagacTAGAGCTAACAGGCAAACCTCTACTGTTCGAACCAACcaaaaaagacaaaagtCTCAGCAAACAAACAAAGCATCAAGAATTGCAACTGAACCtgaacatgaaaatgatagtGAAGAAATAGATTCATTAGATGAGGAGGAAGTAGATTCAGATGTATTTGCGGATGTAGGtgaggaaaagaaagaggtTGAGGACATTAATGaatcagatgaagaagaagacaatGGAAATGAGAGTGCAGCAGATAAAAGACGTAGATTAGCCAAACAATACCTCAAAGATTTAAAAGAATCATTGGGACAAGGTGGCGTTGATAGTGAGGACGACGATTTAGAGTCATCTGGTAAACAGACAAACTACGCATTTGATGCCAAAGAtttagatgatgaaattatcagctcaagattgaagaaagatgTTGCTGAACAGAAAGGATGGGTTTACAAGTTCTACTCtaaacaaataaaaagcaTTATAAAAAGGAAAGTCACAAGGGTCGCTAACAACTGTCTCACCTCTGTGAGTGTCCATTACCCATATTTATTTACAACCTCTAAAGATTTAGAGATTAGCAAATGGGATATAAGAGATTCCACAAAGAATCCAACATTAATCAAAACTGTGAAAGGTGGAATTCAGCATTTAGAGTTGAGCAAAGAGCATTCTGAAAATGGGCATTGTGATGAAATCTACGCTAGTGCAGTTTCTCCCGATGGTAAATATTTGGTTACCGGTGGTAAAGATGGTAGGATTATTGTTTGGAGCGTGAATAGTTTATCGTGTATTAGAGTATTAGAGACCAAGAACAGAAACGGACAGGTGTTAAGCTTAACATTTCGAAGAAATAGCGACCAACTATATGTTGCATGTGCAGATTTAAAGATTAGAACATATTCGATCAACCAGTTAGCACAATTGGAAACATTATATGGACACCAAGATCTAGTAACTGATATCAGTGCATTGGCAATGGAGAGGTGTGTTACGGTTGGAAGTAGAGATCGCACAGCGATGTTGTGGAAGATTCCGGATGAGACAAGATTAACATTTAGAGGTGGTGACTCGattgaaaagttcaaaaagTCTGATACACAAGAaaagattttctttgaaggtAGTATTGATTGTGTATCGATGATTGACGATTCACATTTTGTGACTGGCTCAGACAATGGTAACATATCTTTGTGGTCTTTGAATAAGAAGAAGCCTTTATTCACCAAGAGAGTGAGTCATGGAATCcaaccaaaaccaaaggcAAGTAATGCAAGTGCAGAAAATGACCAGAAGATCAGGGAAGAGCAAATAAGCGAACCGCAACCATTTTGGATTACATCTATATATGCGATCCCTTTTTCAGATGTGTTTGTCAGTGGGTCATGGGACGGGAGATTGAAAATCTGGAAATTAGATGAACAGCAGAGAAGTTTTGAATTATTAATGGAAATCCCAATTGGTGGTATAGTTACCAGGATTTCACACCATGAAGATGCTGAAAATGGGCAACTGAGAATATATACAACAGTATCTAAAGAACATAAGTTTAGTAGATGTGTCAAACCATTACCTGGATCCAGAAATGCACTGCTCACGTGTATAATTGACATGAAAGAAACATAA
- a CDS encoding uncharacterized protein (PKUD0A00490; similar to Saccharomyces cerevisiae YPR135W (CTF4); ancestral locus Anc_3.473), with amino-acid sequence MNLEDRVTHAYMNDAAVSVASTPTTLFTAADGSIKVFDLINTTSEPEIVNTLEKVKDFDIRVLNDKAYGLVCGGSDCSYHNLSNFLGINNKHRHNDSIISEMKKIWRSEAKITQAIFTHGGQRACIGDLAANMVIIDISNPTDSTTFGKVTEKIKVNGEIVGLSYSYAVDLMAVTVADGGIYIYSMSSNNTERRASLGTLVVDKRVALTHEMGLVDDDDSDLSDLSDTNFDDEDSMFTETTMGVGGKNSRNKTNNLIKFASSKTAWNPVGDVLAVPNKNYKIDFYNVVNWAVPAFTLYAGGNHHKNYISGLAYSPDGKYLASISLDKSLIIWDIKDKKIKGKVGLPFIGCDITWCDNSSVAIGSNKGDVLTIDKSTFIDIITPKLVPEKEINDTTGTVDIANGKGVNNNVTGDSDDSGDDVNISDDEEEAEEERLDRRNSQDLDDFIIDDETNTDSRRRYRDNDSQSTELTDFNKRARRETGNDENHLYKLNVRSGWGRSLTKPYSVGSTPWEGSDRRYLTITPIGCVYTVKIQSVYKVTVLFFDEEKHRKYFFDDLNGFDICSINDQGSVFATSGYKKQKGFIARIEYKDHSNGKTGETQWIRDIALRPYEFITCVSVYGNNIFVCTNKGFVRRYNLYGRLQNIMMMDCVVGIMNNNNYVFTVIKRTIGSGYLFNIQDLDGEYIQQEVGLPLITENDFGEDQCDIPVKSMFFSSEGEPCLVRNDGILMVLTRWRDSNSKPVWKPLLDIQEGVSRAGRGTELKAWPLGLFGDNFMFVPFRGTKFPIFPLLTPMNVDVRIPLNYYDPNKRKPIREIDEEDRELFGDEENEIEEPQINKAEEAEEQFLRTLVLAEILNDAISNNEVESSEGLEKLQLLSLDYDKALLIQIDDACSSGDSDDAYELCKMLRDSRALNAAQRLAEMKSMAGLARRIMNLREARMAEEEHDVLEEE; translated from the coding sequence ATGAATCTTGAGGATAGAGTGACCCATGCTTACATGAACGATGCGGCTGTTTCCGTAGCTTCGACTCCAACGACCTTATTTACAGCGGCAGATGGATCTATCAAAgtatttgatttgatcaacacAACTTCGGAACCTGAAATTGTCAATACATTGGAAAAGGTTAAAGACTTTGACATTAGAGTGCTCAACGATAAAGCGTACGGATTGGTATGCGGTGGTTCTGATTGTTCATATCATAACTTAAGTAATTTCTTGGGcatcaataataaacaTAGGCATAATGATTCCATAATTAGtgaaatgaagaagatttggaGGAGTGAGGCAAAAATAACACAGGCTATTTTCACACATGGTGGACAGAGGGCATGCATTGGAGATTTGGCTGCCAATATGGTGATCATTGATATTTCCAATCCAACTGATAGTACTACATTTGGCAAAGTTactgaaaaaatcaaagtgAATGGggaaattgttggattaTCTTACAGCTATGCAGTTGATCTAATGGCTGTCACAGTAGCGGACGGTGGAATCTATATTTATTCAATGAGCTCAAATAACACAGAGAGAAGGGCCAGTTTGGGCACTCTGGTAGTTGACAAGAGAGTTGCATTAACTCATGAAATGGGGTtggttgatgatgatgattctgACTTAAGCGATCTCTCAGACACCAACTTCGATGATGAGGATTCTATGTTTACAGAGACAACGATGGGAGTCGGTGGTAAGAACTCTAGAAACAAGACTAACAACCTAATAAAATTTGCATCTTCTAAAACTGCTTGGAATCCCGTTGGGGATGTATTAGCTGTACCAAACAAGAATTACAAGATTGACTTCTATAATGTTGTCAATTGGGCGGTTCCAGCATTTACACTATACGCAGGTGGCAATCATCATAAAAATTACATCAGTGGGTTGGCGTACTCCCCAGATGGTAAATATTTAGCTAGTATTAGTTTAGATAAATCCTTGATTATTTGGGATATTAAGGACAAGAAGATCAAGGGTAAGGTCGGTCTACCCTTTATTGGCTGTGATATCACATGGTGTGACAATTCTAGTGTTGCTATTGGTTCCAATAAAGGTGACGTTTTAACCATAGACAAATCAACATTCATAGACATCATTACGCCTAAATTAGTACCTGAAAAGGAGATCAATGACACCACTGGTACTGTTGATATTGCTAATGGGAAGGGTGTAAACAATAATGTTACTGGTGATTCCGATGATTCCGGTGATGATGTTAATATATCAGACGATGAAGAGgaagctgaagaagaaagattgGATAGACGAAATTCGCAAGATCTAGATGACttcattattgatgatgagaCAAATACAGATTCTCGTAGAAGGTACAGAGACAATGATTCACAATCTACTGAATTAACTGATTTTAATAAGCGTGCAAGAAGGGAAACGGGGAACGATGAAAATCATTTGTACAAGCTGAATGTTAGATCAGGATGGGGCAGGTCACTAACAAAGCCTTATTCTGTTGGTTCCACTCCATGGGAGGGATCTGACCGAAGATATCTTACAATAACACCTATTGGATGTGTTTATACAGTTAAAATCCAAAGTGTTTACAAGGTGACAgtgttattttttgatgaagaaaagcATCGtaagtatttttttgacgATTTAAATGGCTTTGACATTTGTTCAATTAATGATCAGGGTTCAGTCTTTGCAACATCCGGCtacaagaaacaaaaaggaTTTATTGCAAGAATTGAGTACAAAGATCATTCAAACGGTAAAACAGGTGAAACTCAGTGGATTCGAGACATTGCTCTAAGACCATATGAATTTATTACATGTGTTAGCGTTTATGGtaataatatttttgtcTGCACGAATAAAGGTTTTGTGAGGAGATATAATTTATATGGTCGTTTACAAAATATCATGATGATGGATTGTGTCGTGGGTATCATGAACAATAATAACTACGTTTTCACGGTAATCAAAAGAACGATAGGTAGCGGTTATTTATTCAATATTCAAGATTTAGATGGTGAATATATTCAGCAAGAAGTCGGCCTACCGTTAATCACTGAGAATGATTTTGGTGAAGATCAATGTGATATACCTGTAAAAagcatgtttttttcatctgAGGGAGAACCATGTCTTGTAAGAAATGACGGAATACTGATGGTTTTAACCAGATGGAGAGATTCCAACAGCAAACCCGTATGGAAGCCTCTGTTGGACATTCAGGAAGGAGTGTCACGCGCTGGTAGAGGTACAGAATTGAAGGCATGGCCGTTAGGGTTATTCGGTGATAATTTTATGTTTGTCCCATTCAGAGGTACCAAATTCCCAATTTTCCCATTGCTAACACCTATGAATGTCGATGTTCGTATTCCGCTGAACTATTATGATCCTAATAAACGGAAACCAATTCGAGAAAtcgatgaagaagatagAGAACTATTCGGTGATGAGGAAAACGAAATTGAAGAGCCTCAGATAAACAAGGCCGAAGAGGCAGAAGAACAATTCTTACGCACACTTGTACTTGCCGAGATTCTCAATGATGCAATTTCCAATAACGAGGTTGAAAGTTCCGAAGGTCTGGAAAAGTTGCAATTGTTATCCCTTGATTATGATAAGGCATTATTAATTCAGATTGATGATGCATGTTCAAGTGGTGATTCAGATGATGCATATGAATTGTGTAAGATGCTCCGTGATTCGCGGGCCCTAAATGCTGCTCAAAGGCTAGCTGAAATGAAGAGCATGGCTGGATTAGCCAGACGTATCATGAATTTACGTGAAGCTAGAATGGCTGAGGAAGAACATGATGTTCTAGAAGAGGAGTAG
- a CDS encoding uncharacterized protein (PKUD0A00500; similar to Saccharomyces cerevisiae YIL019W (FAF1); ancestral locus Anc_7.192) — MAPVIVKFEDKYTNPTAQKPTSTEKKLRKSGKPISLAELKLKKQEAIEQQLKSANTGPSSAKDMKDDIELQRLLSESHLLKNLADSRRISKGESGAELTLKTLNEPLIGKARVRTLDSRIDQLARINGDERKLEKLEKMPMNMRKGMIEAQKRRIEKYEKEARENGIVLAKNRKGAFRQLENDRSFIAKDKIIGKGNIQKNRMRDRGLKIQSVGRSTRNGLVLSSSDISKIQGRQGNDRRKRR; from the coding sequence ATGGCACCAGTTATAGTGAAATTTGAGGATAAGTATACAAACCCTACTGCCCAGAAACCGACCAGCACTGAGAAAAAGTTGCGTAAATCGGGTAAACCAATATCACTTGCAGAACTAAAACTGAAAAAGCAAGAAGCAATTGAACAACAGCTAAAATCTGCAAACACGGGTCCCAGCTCGGCAAAGGACATGAAggatgatattgaattgCAAAGATTATTAAGCGAATCGCATTTATTGAAGAACCTAGCGGATAGTCGCCGGATTTCAAAGGGAGAGTCGGGTGCTGAGTTAACCTTGAAGACCTTGAACGAACCCTTGATAGGCAAGGCTCGAGTTCGAACCCTTGATTCAAGAATAGATCAGCTTGCAAGGATCAATGGTGATGAAAGGAAGCTAgagaaattggaaaagATGCCAATGAATATGAGAAAGGGGATGATAGAAGCACAGAAGCGCAGGATTGAGAAATATGAGAAAGAGGCTAGGGAAAATGGCATTGTTCTGGCCAAAAACAGGAAGGGTGCCTTCAgacaacttgaaaatgacaGATCCTTTATTGCAAAGGATAAGATCATTGGTAAGGGTAATATCCAGAAGAACAGAATGAGAGATAGaggtttgaaaattcagtCTGTTGGTCGTAGTACACGAAACGGCTTAGTCTTGTCGTCTTCAGATATATCCAAAATCCAAGGTCGACAGGGGAACGATAGACGCAAGAGACGCTAA
- a CDS encoding uncharacterized protein (PKUD0A00510; similar to Saccharomyces cerevisiae YIL020C (HIS6); ancestral locus Anc_7.193) — MTKYVGCIDLHDGQVKQIVGSTLTTDNNDLSTNFVSSHSPAYYAKLYKEHNIFGTHVIKLGSNRPNDEAAIEALSAWPGSLQIGGGINIDNCKEWIARGADKVIITSWLFPNGGLSWDRLKEISSAVGKEHLVVDVSCKRQTIDGADSWVVAMNKWQTLTNTTLSKELFHAMSEYTGEFLVHAADVEGLCQGIDEELVVKLGEWCSGLDVKIVYAGGARSLDDLQIVDKLSQGTVDLTYGSSLDIFGGDVKFQELVEWNKSH, encoded by the coding sequence ATGACAAAATACGTTGGTTGCATCGACCTCCATGATGGACAAGTGAAGCAGATAGTTGGATCTACTTTGACTACAGACAACAATGACCTCTCCACCAATTTTGTGTCGTCACATTCGCCAGCATACTACGCAAAACTATATAAGGAGCACAATATATTTGGCACTCATGTCATCAAACTAGGTTCCAACAGGCCAAACGACGAGGCTGCTATTGAGGCATTGTCTGCCTGGCCAGGCAGCTTACAAATTGGGGGCGGTATTAACATAGACAATTGTAAAGAATGGATTGCGAGAGGTGCAGATAAAGTGATTATAACCAGTTGGTTGTTTCCCAATGGGGGGCTAAGCTGGGACCGTCTGAAAGAGATCAGCTCTGCTGTAGGTAAGGAGCACCTAGTGGTTGATGTTAGTTGTAAGAGGCAGACAATTGACGGCGCCGATTCCTGGGTCGTTGCAATGAACAAATGGCAAACACTTACGAATACCACATTAAGCAAGGAACTATTCCACGCCATGAGTGAATATACAGGTGAATTTCTAGTCCATGCTGCTGATGTTGAGGGGCTCTGCCAAGGGATTGATGAGGAGCTCGTTGTTAAGCTGGGGGAGTGGTGTAGCGGGTTGGACGTGAAGATTGTGTATGCTGGTGGTGCCCGGAGTTTGGATGATTTACAAATCGTTGATAAGTTGTCCCAGGGCACAGTCGACTTGACGTACGGTAGCTCTCTCGATATCTTTGGAGGAGACGTTAAGTTCCAAGAGTTGGTAGAATGGAATAAGAGCCATTAG
- a CDS encoding uncharacterized protein (PKUD0A00520; similar to Saccharomyces cerevisiae Scer_YGOB_ADL119W (ADL119W); ancestral locus Anc_7.195), giving the protein MTKPVIPDLRFEESLRARLVRNTILKQGLPCEDGEKPAKVAIPWSVLAQSLVVDQIIMPFLQSFLLTSALIYVRPLLRYFSNRGYQFGSSLIKSIKTFSKTIFFLNINTNMTTSSTGTAAATTV; this is encoded by the coding sequence ATGACAAAGCCAGTTATACCGGACCTACGATTTGAAGAGAGTCTTAGAGCAAGACTTGTGAGAAACACCATATTAAAACAAGGCTTGCCTTGTGAAGATGGGGAGAAACCTGCCAAAGTGGCAATACCATGGTCTGTTCTTGCACAGTCCTTGGTGGTCGACCAAATCATCATGCCGTTTCTCCAGAGCTTCCTATTGACGAGTGCATTGATCTATGTTCGCCCCTTGCTGAGGTACTTTTCAAACAGAGGGTACCAATTTGGATCGTCGCTAATCAAGTCAATCAAGACCTTCTCAAAGacaattttctttctaaaTATCAATACTAATATGACGACTAGCAGTACAGGCACTGCGGCCGCAACTACAGTCTAG
- a CDS encoding uncharacterized protein (PKUD0A00530; similar to Saccharomyces cerevisiae YIL021W (RPB3); ancestral locus Anc_7.194): MSKEPQITIRKAGRDEVDFILSDVELSLANSLRRVMIAEIPTLAIDLVEIQVNTSVLADEFISHRLGLIPLDSTDIDQLKYTRDCTCEDHCDKCSVTLELRANCETDETMNVYSSQFMITSNTGNTTLGQPVVRDPMKKGILICKLKKHQQLHVKCIAKKGISKEHAKWSPCSAIGFEYDPYNKLKHTDYWYEESVEKEWPKSSNADWEEPPIPGEKFDYNAKPDKFYINLETTGVLKPNEVFNKGCLELQQKIANIVFELGKLDQQQQQQQQQQSANPDDLTNIGYSNMGNEPSMNGRPNATQYGGHTQYGGTSYGGNTHYGGGDYTEGGRW; encoded by the coding sequence ATGTCGAAGGAACCACAGATTACAATTAGAAAAGCAGGCAGGGATGAGGTAGATTTTATTCTATCTGATGTCGAACTGTCATTGGCGAACTCGTTGCGTCGAGTTATGATTGCAGAGATCCCCACGCTTGCAATCGACTTGGTGGAGATCCAAGTGAACACGTCTGTTCTAGCTGACGAGTTTATCTCGCATAGACTTGGTTTGATTCCATTGGACAGCACCGACATTGACCAGCTCAAATATACCAGGGACTGCACTTGTGAGGATCACTGCGACAAGTGCTCTGTGACCTTGGAGCTCCGGGCGAACTGCGAGACGGACGAGACGATGAATGTCTATTCGAGCCAGTTTATGATCACTTCCAACACGGGGAACACGACGCTTGGTCAGCCCGTGGTGAGGGATCCCATGAAGAAGGGCATTTTGATCTGCAAGCTCAAGAAGCACCAGCAGCTGCATGTCAAGTGTATTGCGAAGAAGGGTATCTCCAAAGAGCATGCAAAATGGTCGCCCTGCTCAGCTATTGGGTTTGAGTACGATCCATACAACAAGTTGAAACACACCGACTACTGGTACGAGGAGAGCGTCGAGAAGGAGTGGCCCAAGAGCAGCAACGCCGACTGGGAGGAGCCTCCTATTCCGGGGGAGAAGTTTGACTACAATGCCAAACCAGATAAGTTCTACATCAATCTCGAGACCACCGGTGTTCTCAAGCCAAACGAGGTCTTCAACAAGGGCTGTTTGGAGCTACAGCAGAAGATCGCCAATATTGTCTTTGAGTTGGGCAAGCTAGaccaacagcaacagcagcaacaacagcaacaatcTGCAAATCCAGACGATTTGACCAACATCGGGTATTCAAATATGGGTAACGAGCCATCAATGAATGGCCGTCCAAATGCCACCCAGTATGGGGGCCATACCCAGTACGGCGGCACTTCTTACGGCGGGAACACACACTATGGGGGAGGCGACTACACCGAAGGTGGCAGATGGTGA
- a CDS encoding uncharacterized protein (PKUD0A00540; similar to Saccharomyces cerevisiae YPR129W (SCD6); ancestral locus Anc_3.464) translates to MDSIIGKTIAIISYAEIRYVGTIDNFDGDKKIITVSNVRIFGTEDRVVDSSKWVLPSADIYPKIELSGDAVKTLNILEGKPEDVKPVLLPEMVAFIQMQSSMVPNMNTMLMDALKQEPKGEDVGETHAAVMQEPKEPVEAEIVEESKETPKEAPRPPPTNETVTRDDTDFDFTGNNAKFEKESFEKPVVKPIYDKKSSFFDDLGDDRSRNVNFRSNNNSSNNNNNRGNRGNRGNRGNRGRGRGGRGGRGRGRGGFNKEPQPEWAF, encoded by the coding sequence ATGGACTCGATCATTGGGAAGACAATTGCTATTATCTCGTATGCGGAAATCAGGTATGTTGGGACCATTGACAATTTTGACGGTGATAAAAAGATAATCACTGTTTCCAATGTCCGGATCTTTGGTACTGAAGACCGGGTGGTGGACTCCAGCAAGTGGGTTCTCCCTAGTGCGGACATCTATCCCAAGATAGAGTTGAGCGGAGATGCCGTCAAGACGTTGAACATATTGGAAGGGAAGCCAGAAGACGTGAAGCCTGTATTACTGCCGGAAATGGTGGCGTTTATCCAGATGCAGAGTAGCATGGTCCCCAACATGAACACGATGCTCATGGATGCATTAAAGCAGGAGCCGAAAGGGGAGGATGTAGGTGAGACACACGCTGCGGTTATGCAGGAGCCAAAGGAGCCCGTTGAAGCAGAGATTGTTGAGGAGTCGAAGGAGACGCCTAAGGAGGCGCCACGTCCACCTCCAACAAACGAGACTGTTACTAGGGACGATACGGATTTTGACTTCACTGGCAACAACGCCAAGTTTGAGAAGGAGTCGTTCGAGAAACCCGTTGTTAAGCCAATCTATGATAAAAAGTCTTCGTTTTTTGACGATTTAGGTGATGACCGAAGCAGAAATGTCAATTTCCgaagcaacaacaacagtagtaataacaataacaacagaGGCAATAGAGGCAATAGAGGAAATAGAGGAAATAGAGGACGTGGCAGAGGCGGCAGAGGTGGCAGAGGACGTGGCCGTGGAGGGTTCAATAAGGAACCCCAACCGGAGTGGGCGTTTTAG
- a CDS encoding uncharacterized protein (PKUD0A00550; Pfam Domains: Y_phosphatase(6.3e-54)), translating to MYLQRRRGTLSAFFSSLPLQLEVGFMYTLFCPNVPPSYSFSAYPMKPAGRLVEEYKALQREDSLNWKRFPKVSGGRGKDRYSNVLPYAHSIVNLQNGEYINANWIRPGGDSCHGGSSSDEVEDGVKYIATQGPLATTIGTFWSMVEEQCCRYSKVCVVMLTEVAENGQEKCFDYVDGIDESVRRIGGGFDKVFEERGKVERRFYKGERMGENGCRELRHYWIREWPDFGVPNGEQDMVLKVVKEIEGVECVIVHCSAGVGRSGTFIGVDHCYRVRNGACGVPDTFDVVYNMRRCRVMMVQRMEQYEYLNKVIENI from the coding sequence ATGTATCTACAAAGGCGAAGAGGTACTCTGTCGGcgtttttttcatctctCCCCCTTCAGCTTGAAGTTGGTTTCATGTACACTTTATTCTGCCCTAATGTTCCCCCTTCCTATAGTTTTTCCGCTTACCCAATGAAGCCAGCAGGTCGACTAGTCGAGGAGTACAAGGCGCTACAGAGAGAAGACAGtttgaattggaagagATTTCCCAAAGTGTCTGGCGGGAGAGGTAAGGATAGATACAGCAACGTCTTACCCTATGCACACAGCATAGTCAATCTGCAGAACGGAGAATACATCAATGCCAACTGGATCCGGCCAGGCGGAGACAGTTGCCATGGGGGCAGCAGTAGTGATGAGGTCGAGGACGGGGTCAAGTACATAGCTACCCAAGGACCGCTGGCGACGACAATTGGAACCTTTTGGAGTATGGTTGAGGAGCAGTGTTGCAGATACTCCAAAGTGTGTGTTGTGATGCTGACCGAGGTGGCAGAGAACGGGCAGGAGAAGTGTTTTGACTATGTTGACGGCATCGACGAGAGTGTCCGGCGGATTGGCGGTGGATTTGACAAGGTCTTTGAGGAGAGAGGCAAGGTGGAGAGGCGGTTCTACAAGGGAGAACGTATGGGGGAAAATGGATGCCGTGAGTTGAGACACTACTGGATACGAGAGTGGCCAGATTTTGGTGTCCCTAATGGGGAGCAAGACATGGTGTTGAAGGTGGTGAAGGAGATCGAAGGGGTTGAATGTGTCATTGTGCACTGTTCTGCTGGAGTTGGACGGTCAGGCACGTTTATTGGTGTTGACCATTGTTACCGGGTGCGCAATGGTGCCTGTGGGGTTCCCGACACCTTTGATGTCGTGTACAACATGAGGCGATGCCGGGTGATGATGGTGCAGCGGATGGAGCAGTACGAGTATCTCAACAAGGTTATAGAGAATATATAG